In Candidatus Hydrogenedentota bacterium, the genomic stretch TCTCCCACCTCGCCCCTGCCGGCCCAGTGCAACGAACTTGCGCATATATATGGGGCGTAACGTAGCAGGACCAGGATCATGTCCACCGGCGTTTTCGTGATTGCGCCTCCGCGCCTCTGCGCGAGAGTTCTTTCTTCCGGGACACCCCCTTGAACCGTCAAATTCCGGTAGGGGGCGCACCCAGTCCGCCGGCGGCCGGCAGGTGTGTCGGCGGAGACCGGGCGCTACAGAAAAATTTGGAGATGTTCCGACTAGCTGTTTCGCGCGGGCACCTCGTGTATTGCCGGCTCGGGGCTATGACCCCGGGCCGAGACGGCCGGAGTCTTCGCGGAGTTTTGAAAGGAATTCGGAGTCGACAGAGATGCCGTTTCTCTCGCAGTCTGCCACGGCCTTCCATGCGCTGTCGTATTCGCCGCGCCGCCAGTAGATGACGGCGATCCCTTTGCGGGCCGAGGCATTCTTGGGATCGTGTGCGAGAGCCGTAAGCCACGTGGTCAACGCGGTGTCCAGCTTGTCCAGGCTGAAGTAACACAGCCCCAGGTTGTAGAAGTCGTCGGATAAGCCCGGGTCGAGTCGAATCACTTCCTGATACACCGGAATGGCTTCTTCATACTTCTTTTGGCGGAACAGGATGTCGGCCAATTCGGATTGCACCGTAACGTCGTCGGGTTTGAGTTTCGCCAGTTGGCGCATGGGTTCCAGGATCTCGTCGACCTTGCCCGTGGCGCGCAGCGCGGCAATCAGATTGCCCAGCGTATCGACGTCGTCCGGCTCGTAGTGCAAGGCTTTACGATAGGACTCGATGGCCTCTTCGTACTTGCCTTGCAGGCGCAACGCAAGACCGAGATTGCAGTGGGCCGCTGCGAAGTCGGGCTGCAGATCGATGGCTGCTTCGTATTGCGCTTGCGCCGCCGGATACTGCTGCAGATCGAACAGGGCATTCCCGTAGCGGTAGTGCAACTCGACGTTGCCTGTATCCGCTTCAACGGCTTGCCGCAATTCTTCAGCCTTTGCCGCCAATTGCTCGGCGGGCGTAGGAAGCTTCTTCTCGGCTTCTTTCTTGGACTGGGACGTGGCGCACCCAGCCAGCAATGCCAGCAGCGCCACCCCAACAATGCTGTTTCGCTTCATGCCCAACTCCTCGAACGCCTGCAATCACTGTAGGCGACTCGCGAGTGAGATGGCAATTTGATTATGCGCCTACAGGCTTTGGATCCAACTGCGGCATCCATTCCGAAGGCGCAAAGGCGCGGTAGTCCGCCAACTTTCCGCCGTCCAGGAAGCACTCGATAATCTGTTTACCCAAAGGATCCAATTCCGGCGTGAGGTAGACATTCACGTGCTTCCGGAAGAAGTCGTCGAGTATCTTCGCGCCCGCGTCGTAAGCCTCCTCGCCAACTTCGGGCTGAGTATGCACCTGCAGGAACCACAGCGGAATGCTCACGCCCTCCACGGTCAGGTCGTGCATCGCGTACCCGAGCAAGGGGCAACGCGCCGCGCGGATCTGGTTGGGGCGGAACTTTGCCATACCGCGGCGAGCCAGATACTCGCGGGCAATCCACTGCGGCATGAATCCGGTGTGCCACGCGCCGATGTGCTGGTTGGGGCAGAGGATGTACAAGGTTCCCGGCGTGTTCTCGATCTGCCGCAGCAGCAGGTTTGCGTGGTCGACTTGGCGTCCCGTTGCAAACGGCCAGTACGAGCCGACGCCTTCGCTGGTCATTTCGCCCTTGTCGACGATGCTCGGATTGGCATAGCCGCGAGGGGCCGCCAACCTCCACAACCACGCCAAGGCGGGAGGAATGATGTGGAACAGGCCGAAGATTCCGTAGCTGGGATTCTCGCGCGTGCACGGGGGCGTGCGTATGCCGAGACTGCGCACGTCGACGGTCACCGGCTCGTCGATTACGCGGGGGATGATCTGGCGCGGCACGACCACGCGGGGATTCGGGCAGGGCTTGCCTTTCTCGTCTTCCACATGCTCCCAAATAAGGGCGCGCCCGCCAGGCACGGCGTCGATGCTCAAGAACAGCAGGGGTTCAGGGGGCTGTGCGGTCAGCTTTTCGAACTCCGGATCGGTCGCGTATTCGTGAATGTGATTGACGCGAACAAACCAGCCGCTCTCCGCATCGACGACGCGAAGTTTTCCGTCGTTCTTTTGCAGGCTCGGATGACACAAGGCCATATCGTCGGTAACGGGACGAATCTCGCAACCGCGGGGCATGGCCAAGTGCCGGCGTTCGCCGGTCAACGTGTTTTGTCCAAGGAGGAGACGGCCGTCGCCCTCGCGGTGGGGCAATTCGAGCATTTCGCTCTTGCCGCCGCCGCTGGCGCCCTCGTGCATGATCGTTACGATGTTATCGTAGGGAGTAACGACCTGCGCGGTCGAGCAGTGAGCCGTTACCCACCCTTCCTTTTCCCCGAGACTCAGCAAGCTGCCATAAACGCCTTTCTTGGCGCTTGGACCAGGGTAAAGGTTGTAGGAAAAGACTTCGTGG encodes the following:
- a CDS encoding tetratricopeptide repeat protein; translated protein: MKRNSIVGVALLALLAGCATSQSKKEAEKKLPTPAEQLAAKAEELRQAVEADTGNVELHYRYGNALFDLQQYPAAQAQYEAAIDLQPDFAAAHCNLGLALRLQGKYEEAIESYRKALHYEPDDVDTLGNLIAALRATGKVDEILEPMRQLAKLKPDDVTVQSELADILFRQKKYEEAIPVYQEVIRLDPGLSDDFYNLGLCYFSLDKLDTALTTWLTALAHDPKNASARKGIAVIYWRRGEYDSAWKAVADCERNGISVDSEFLSKLREDSGRLGPGS
- a CDS encoding DUF4914 family protein gives rise to the protein MNWKKLNPPSEAVDVLSNCTNVIVANTSKELIDLACGGPGSNYYEVAYDIPGRGRLLEARVARVRNGVSANYVEPYMRRRDPDCMFMGDELPTDKPTFVSRFNRAFSGVRTETLEWLKHEELAVFAFQAGREGMGMDAMVIAPSNAGFFALGLALLQGIIPVDKLPKTFKPRLVIYVAPTFRHTHFKGRQVVVHNRTEDLHEVFSYNLYPGPSAKKGVYGSLLSLGEKEGWVTAHCSTAQVVTPYDNIVTIMHEGASGGGKSEMLELPHREGDGRLLLGQNTLTGERRHLAMPRGCEIRPVTDDMALCHPSLQKNDGKLRVVDAESGWFVRVNHIHEYATDPEFEKLTAQPPEPLLFLSIDAVPGGRALIWEHVEDEKGKPCPNPRVVVPRQIIPRVIDEPVTVDVRSLGIRTPPCTRENPSYGIFGLFHIIPPALAWLWRLAAPRGYANPSIVDKGEMTSEGVGSYWPFATGRQVDHANLLLRQIENTPGTLYILCPNQHIGAWHTGFMPQWIAREYLARRGMAKFRPNQIRAARCPLLGYAMHDLTVEGVSIPLWFLQVHTQPEVGEEAYDAGAKILDDFFRKHVNVYLTPELDPLGKQIIECFLDGGKLADYRAFAPSEWMPQLDPKPVGA